TTACGTATGTATTATAAAAATCACGGTTCTTGCATGTGACGAAAAACAACCAATGCAAGATGTCCAGGACCTATGACATGTTTTAATGACTATTTCAGATTTGCAACCATTCATATACCACAACCAACTGATATTTTGCTTGTTTCATTGTTTTGCATCCCTCTGGTCTTTCTAAGCATCGTTAGTAGTAAGGGAGGGTCAGTACCAGCTACAGGTATCCAGTCACCTCCACTGCCTTGCTAGGACCCTTTGAAGCACACCTCACTTCTCCAATCATGTctttatttaaaatgtttttttttttaaagaaatgtgaTCATGTAAGCCTAAGTTGTGACTAGAAAGTTGGTCAATTGGTGTTCAGAAAACAATTTTTACCATTTGGTCCTGCAAACATTTACAGTTGTGCTGGAAAAGTCACTCAGTGATTAGAGGCGGGATAAGCTCCATGAACCACTGATGTGACagcttttaaaaatgtaattaggCTTTCCTAACCCATGACCTCATGTCTATGAAATGTTTGTTCCTGTTTCTACTGACCGCCTCCCACTCCCATCATTATAACCCTATCATCAGCTTTTCTGTGTTCATCTTTTCACTCTGTTTGATTGCCTTTGTTAGCGTTCTAGTTTTACATATTCTTCACATTGAActtctactttttttttttttttacatcatggAGAAAACTTTGCTTTAATTTTCATATTTTCTAAGTGTATTTTCAACAAACATTTGAATCCTTTTCCTTCCCAATTTGGGTACGGTGATGGTGTAGTCTATTGTACCCCCCCGGAAACAATACTGTATATCTGCCTTTGACAGTCTTAATTATCTTACCTTCAGGAGAACTTGACGGATACCCTTAGGACACAACAagtatgttttaaaaaaataaagtcaTATTTTGCAACATGTATCATTCCAATAAAGTTTTACTTGTTAAAATTAAAATTGTATGAGTACCTTTTGTAGATCATACTGACTGTTAACAAAACAATGTGTGTATGTTGGTAGAACATGTATTGCCGTTTGTACAGTACATTTGGTTGTTTGTAGGAACATCTTGGTGGAGGGGATGCCATGATAAACAAATAATGCAAGGAGCTGATTTGAACCTGTGTGTGGGCCTACACCTCCTATACAAATATGTATGTCAAACTGTCTATTGCTCAGGGGCTTTCCAGATGAGTGTTCAGCCTCTGGCCATCTATCCAGAAAATGTCAGATGGGATGAAGATGAAAGAGAATAGCTTCAATGATAAGACGGCTCCTGGCTATGTGTCTGGACTGGCCCAGCTACCGCCATTGTAATAACAGCAGGCCCCCCCATATCCATCTGCATCGTGTAGGCCTACAGTGCTATCACATACAATATCACACCCTGGGGAAAAGGGAGTTTATCCTTAGACTCACCGATTGTATATTTAtatgaaacatttttttttacccaaatGTATTATAAGTATTAAACGTTTTGTTTTTAAAGTGATGATAAATTAACACTTGGACGCCTCGTTAGGACTAACTTCGAAATACCACCTTAAATATCTCCTGTAGAGCTTGATTCTATCTCCAGTGGGTCACCTTAAAAGCGCACAACAACGCAAGCGTACAGCGAGGTTTCAATTTTTTTCTCTAAAGCCGGACTCGGGCCGCGGATCGCAACAAGGTTGACGCACTGAGGCAAAAACGAACGAACGACCCCAACCAGGAGAATGTCTGAACCCATGTACCGCGATTGGATTTTGGACACTATTGACTCACTGCGGTCGCGAAAAGCCAGACCAGACCTTGAAAGAATTTGTCGAATGGTCCGGAGACGACATGGATCAGCGCCAGAACAAACCAGCGAGGAACTCGAGAAACTGATCCAAGAGCAAACAGTCTTGAAAGTTAACTATAAGGGCTCGATTTCCTATCGAAATGCTGCCAAAGTAGTCAGAAGAAGCAGGAAAAAGGATGATCACACGACCAAAAGAACTGCCGTGGAAGAAGCTAACCACTCTGATTTGAGCAACGGAGACAGCGCGCTCGGTCCCCTTGACCAGGATGAGACCGAGCATTTGGAGGTAACGCAAGGCAGCCTGTTTCAGTGACCCCGTGCCGTGACACACCGTCCATCTTCCCCATAGAAGATAACAGACCCACGTCCTCACTATTATAATGAGTGGGCAGGCATATGGTGTAGCAGGGGAAATGGTGTTGTAGAGCGGGATTCTCTATTCAGGGAGGGGTGGCGTGATGAATGCAAGTGCACCGAAACAAACTGCCGCAGACGGGGAGCGGCTGTAGCTACCTCGCGCGAGCGAGGTAAAAAATAGCCTACCAATAACAATGGAAGCTGCGCTTGCAATAATACAAAAAAAGAGGTTGTGCGTAGAAGTGAGTTTGTCCGGGCGCTGTTTGCTCTACAGCTTTAATCGACACAAAAACTCGCACGATTGACAGAATTGGCAACAACCACAGCCTAAAGCCGAAGGCTCTTTTCAAGCCCAAACTCAGCTTTTCAGTAAAGGGGGGCCGAAGCGAAAGTCATACCTCGGATGTGCGTGACCGAATGGGGGACATTGTGCTCGGGTTATTTCACTAAGGGGGTGACGGTCGATGTATTCATAAGTAACACGCCGCTAGATATGAAGCCACGTTATTTAATGGGTTTCACGAGCGTCTGTCGCAGGAAAAAATGACCCAAAGTCAAAGTAGCCCCACTGAAGGTATTGCTGCTATAGAGAGAGCTTCGTTGTTAGAATTGATCACATCCGACTAGATTCGGGAGCGCTCTATCTGACTGAAGTGGGAAGTCTTTCGTGCGACTCCTCCATTGCGCACTTTTGTATTAAAATTGGAGAAAAGGGTGACGTTGTCCACGCTCTGTTGTAGCGTATTATATATCCACAATAAAAAGTAGCAGATTGCGTCAAGTATTATCCTTTGTGCCAATATATCTAATTAAAACTATTATTGAGAGATCCAAATAGCATATTCTGCATATCCCAATAAGGGATCTCATGATTAACCGTCAAAATATGTGAATGGTAGTTAGGCCTATTCTTCAATAAAATAACTTTAATGTCTGACTCAAGCGCCTCTGAGGTGCAGGGCGGGCTCTGCAAAGTTGAGCGCTCGTACTCGCGCCTCCGCTAGTTGTAGCTTTGGACACGCACACAGGCTGAAGAAGCTCATTTCTGCGTTTATATACAGTCATCGACGACAGAGCGAGTGCAATATACCGTGTGCATATGTGAATAACACTTATAAACTTATATGTGGCCCATATTAAGCTATATTGGAATGAATCATTGTGGTTGGAATACCGAACACAATGTGGGCGAATAGCGCAGCTGTAGTTCCGAACAGAGTGAACATCCTGTGTGCTCAACGGGGACAAGGCCTCCAATGGCAATTATTGTCGACAGCGGTCATATGAAGTCTGGTTATTGCGACATCTGTATGAGCGTGGCTTTATGTCATGTCTCCTATAATCAGGAGTCGACTCGCGCTAATGCACACTATGTGCGCTCTAACACATTTTCAACCCGCTGATTACAGTTTATGGCACGCTCGTGAGTTTCTCCTTTCAGGTGTGGTCATAGTTGTGTTCAAAATCGGCCAATGAATTAATGTTTGTCTGACTGCGGCTCTAGCGAAAGGTCAGAAGAAAATGTGTAGGTATCATGGCTCAGTTGACATGATATTCAGTTTAAATTAAATCATTTGAATAATGTTTATTTAACTTAAGTAAAGAATGCCATTGTACACTTCTATCCAATCATTAACTTACactacaaagtgtgtgtgtgtgtgtgtgtgtgtggggggggggggggcactctcTCCCCAATAGTTCCCTCCCCCAGTAGCCTGCTGTCCCTTCCCCCTCCCTTGCCTGAGTAGGCtatgttgcttctcctgctgtaCTTATCACTCACTACCAGCAGAGCTGTTGTCCTAGTTGATCTAAACGGGTCAATACTTAAGGATGTAGACTACTAGCCTATAGCCATTGTGCTGCCAATCAGATTCACACTCCCACTGTATTGTTAATTTATGAAAAATGATCTGAATTAATATTCTCTGTGGTTTATTGAGCATATCAATTGTCCTTCTGTTACTCTCAAGCATGTTATTAGTGATTAATGTCACTGATGTAGTAACCAACTGATCTTTCTTTTTCACACTATAAAGTGTGGGGTGGATCATTTTGGGGGAGTATGATAAGAATGTTTTCACACTCAAAAAAAAGCTCAACGGATTTTCAAATTGTTATGTTGCAATGGTTGTGTTCCAGAATGAGCTGCCAGTGTCAATGGAGACAGACAGCACcatggaagaggaggaagaacagGAGGGGGCTGATGAAGATGGCCATGAgggctcctctccctctcctggggGTGAGGATGCTGTGCAGGGGAGGTCTGGTGCTGCCCCCCCCTACTCTGCCCCCTGCTCCCCCAGCGGCTCTCGCCCTGGCCACAGCCCTGTGTCTGACCGCCCCTCTACCTGCAAGACCAGTAAGAGGTCCAGCCCTCTGTCACCCTCTAGTCCCCTGGCCCTCAGGCagaatgactgtgtgtgtgactctgccTTCTGCCCTGCTGACCATGGACCCCCAGGGATGCAGAGAAACACAGGAACTGGTTAGTATGCTGTGTTAACAGATCATACTATGTGTATAAGTGTAGTCGATGtggaatggctagctagttagctgtacaGCCCAGTGGTGACATCACCCGCTCTGAGACCTAGAAGTAGcctagttgtttcccttgctctgcactGGCCATGGTGTctgtggagcaatgggtaacagcgttgtgagtgtgttgtggtgttgggaACAGAAGAttgctggttcaagcccagtGAGGGACAGACTATCATGTAACACATGTTTCGGAGAAAACACTAACATATAATTGTGTTTGCAGTTGTATCTTAATGTTGGGTAGAGACCGTGTTTTAGGAGTAGGTTTGCGTTGTATTGACTAGCAATGAGTTACAGTATAGTGAGTGAGTAAGCATCCAATGCCAGGAGACAGTTTCAAGCTGATgtgtgtctttctttctttctttctttctttctttctttctttctttctttctttctttctttctttctttctttctttctttctttctttctttctttctttctttctttctttctttctttcaatcTCTCCTTCAGGGGCTTTAAAGACGATAGTACAGCCATCGGGGACCTGTCCCTGGGTTCAGAAGAGcttggtgaagagagagagagaggatggggtgagGATGGAGGAGAGTGGCCTCACTTCTGACCAACTGGTTCCTGACTGTGTGGATGAGACCATGAAGGGTTCTGACAGACAGCCTAAGACGTTGTCTTTTCCCTCTGACGACTGTGGGTTTTCTCCTCTATTCTATGTCCGTCTCTCGTATTAGTTTCTCATATTTCTATTTTCATCGTGTTCCCAGTGAGGATGGTTAGGATATATATTGTTTACCGGCCATTGTATTTATTACAGGTGCTAAATACAAGAAGGGGATGGACGTGGCCTCTTACGTGATGTCTCAAGACGATGTCAAGAACGATGTGAAAAACAGAGAAATGTGAGCCTCTTAATGTATTAGACACCAGCTTCTACACAGGGGACAAGCTGGTGCACTAAGTACCTTATTACATGTTGGTTACACTGTTGTTAAACCTCCCACCCCAAAATACACCCCCCACCCAGCtacattattttttttcaatttaacctttgtttaactaggcaagtcagttaagaacaaattcttatttacaatgacggcctaggaacaatgggttatatgccttgttcagggacagaacgacagagttttaccttgtgagctcggggattcgatctagcaacctttcggttactggcccaatgctcttaaccactaggctacctgccgccccatataccTATCCCTTATCCCTCAACCACCACCCCTTAAGTCAAcattttcctcccctcctccgccGTCAACTCACTTGTAGACATCATACAGACATAACCAATGTGCATCCATATCTCCAAGGGACATAATCAGCCTCAAATAGCACCTTCAAACGAAACAGCGTcaaccaaaggacacatttcttGTATTTTGTCTGCAGTGTCTCACGCTATCTCCCCCATCCTCTACCCCATAGCTCTGTGAAGAAGGAGACGCAGAGGCAGAACCTATTGCTGTGGAGCGTGGCGGACGTGGCCACCTACATCTCTGCTGCAGGCTTTCCAGAGCAGGCTGTAGCTTTCAGAACACAGGTCAGTGCAGTCCCTCAAACTGCCACATGGGGGTGGTATCTGTACACTCAGAAAACCGCTCAGACCGAGTCCCTGTCCAGAGACAGCCTCTACCTAGCCAGAGACAGCCCCCAGGCACTCCTGGAGATGTGAAAGTGTTGggtatattataataatatggtGAACAGTCCACATagcctatcaaatcaaattgatttatatagcccttcgtacatcagctgatatctcaaagtgctgtacagaaacccagcctaaaaccccaaacagcaagcaatgcaggtgtagaagcacggtggctaggaaaaactccctagaaaggccaaaacctaggaagaaacctagagaggaaccaggctatgtggggggGGGCAGTCCTCTTcttgctgtgccgggtggagattataacagaacatggtcaagatgttcaaatgttcataaatgaccagcatggtcgaataataataaggcagaacagttgaaactggagctgcagcacagtcaggtggactggggacagcaaggagtcatcatgtcaggtattcctggggcatggtcctagggctcaggtcctctgaggcCTATCAGTAGGCAAGGTGAAGTTTTGACCTTATTGCATTACAGTACCACCTATCCAATTCTTAGTGATCTGTTTGAAGTGACGTTCCTACGGGCTAGTGCAGTGACACTTTAATGGCAGCCTGCGGGATTCCACACAGACCCGTGGCCCCCGACCTCCTGTTGATTTCTAAAAGTGTCCATCTTGTAAAATGTATTTGGTGGTTGTTTCTTGACCTGGGTAAATGGCTTGGGCAAATAATAAGTTAAATGGTATGAAAGCATACATGAAATATATACATGACATGTGCATTGCTTTCATTAAAATATATGAAGGTGCTCATCCATAAACCAAAGCAACAGATCCTGTACCCCCTAGACTAGGAGTCATTTGCTTTGATGTAACTGGTTCACACCCCAATCCACATTTAGATGTTAGTTCAATCACTCCATCTGTTCTCCGCCCGCAACAGGAAATTGATGGAAAGTCCTTGCTCCTGATGCAGCGCAGTGACGTGTTAACTGGCCTTTCCATCAGACTTGGGCCCGCCCTAAAGATCTACGAGCGCCACGTGAAGATGCTGCAGAGGACCCACTTCCTGGATGAGGAGGATGATCTCTGACCATGGTTGGGGGGAACAGAACAACACACTCCTCTGAGGAGCAGATGtattcatacagtatacacacatacTGTGTTCACTGGATCTCTAGAACCTTCTGTAACCATTCAAGGAGGTGTGGGGAAAAGGACACCGTGGTCATGACTTGGGCCTTGACAGTGATTATCAACATGTGTACGTGGGCTTCCATTCCACCTCTCTGTGGTACTGCTGTCACCTGACCCATTCTGGTGGTATTGCTTTTATAGGACCCCTCTCTAAACTCATATAGGAATGTTAGGATCCTGCCTAATGACGCTATAGAAGTCAAGTGGAGGTCTGCCTATTCTGTAAGGGGAGGTCTGCCTGTTCTCTAAGGGGAGGTCTGCCTGTTCTCTAAGGGGAGGTCTGCCTGTTCTCTAAGGGGAGGTCTGCCTGTTCTCTAAGGGGAGGTCTGCCTGTTCTCTAAGGGGAGGTCTGCCTGTTCTCTAAGGGGAGGTCTGCCTGTTCTCTAAGGGGAGGTCTGCCTGTTCTCTAAGGGGAGGTCTGCCTGTTCTCTAAGGGGAGGTCTGCCTGTTCTCTAAGGGGAGGTCTGCCTGTTCTCTAAGGGGAGGTCTGCCTGTTCTGTAAGGGGTGGGTCAGTGAGTGCAGCCAGTGAGAGACTTTCTCTGGATTCCTCAGACTCTACACTTGGCTACCACTGGAGCCTCCTTTAAAAGACTGGTTTCTGTGCTCCCTGAGTCAGTTCCACAAGAAAATAATAACATGTATACTTGGAATATCTGTTCCAGCAAATATGGTTCTAGCATTTCTTCAATGTTTACTCAGACAGTATTTTTTTAAAGACATGTCATATGGTACCCTCCATTTATCTAGAAACTTAACGTTGTTTTTCTTTTATGATGACAATGTGAACTGATTTAATTTGAGAATGTACAGTATGAATTTGTTGATTCATCAAAGGTCAGTGATGTTGTCAATCTCTCATTATACCAGGAAATGGAGCTTAGTCTCCAGATGTTCTCATGGCTGCACCAGTACTGACCTAGGTTTTATTATTGTTATCTGTTTCACTAACATTTAGAAATAGCAATATGTCGTACCTGCTAAACTAAGGCAACATAATAGGTTCTTTGTATGGTTGCCTTCTGCATTCCTCTTCCCTTAATTTATGTTCACGTAATTTCTAAACATTTTAGATTAATCTAATTTCATCTACTGTGGATGAAGCTAGATTTCATCTACAAAATTAAAACAGTTTGAAGCAGAATTCTAGTTGAAATGGGCTGGCAGACCAGAACCAACGTAGCTCAAGGCCCCAATGTTTCTTCCTGCTTCAGTTTGAGGGGAGAGAAACAACTGAATTATGGTCTTTTTTTAAGGGAAAATTATCCAACCAAAAAATTAACTTCATAACTTTAGGAAGTGTCATTGTAGCACTAATATGTTTTCTTTGTTTACAACCTCAACACAGCAACACAATTCCCCACGACATGGTAGACATCTTGATCAAATTCAACATTGTTGTTATCTGAGAGGATTACAATGAGGTCTCTTAATTTTGCCTTGTGGCTTCTGCTTTTGAAACAACGTCACATTCCATATTTCCATCTGTTACGTGTTTGATGTCACACTGTTAATTGCAATGTTGGCCCTGTTTCCAGGGGGGGAAATGAAGTTATTGTCTTTTCCACTCTTGTAGTGTGATATGTATTATCTCTTTGTATATAATAAGCGGTAAGACGAATATGTCAATGGGTTAGTGTTACTGGCTGGAACCCAACCATTACATAGTGTGAATGCTGTTAGATTCAACTTACTTGAAACAATGACACGTTCAATCTGGCCTCAAACGACAAGCTATAACATGCAACAAATAATACAAAACCAAACGGAACAGTTTAGTCGACAGTTAAGTCACCACTTTAGTAAAACAAGTGCATTTCTTTCCATTCATT
This sequence is a window from Oncorhynchus mykiss isolate Arlee chromosome 13, USDA_OmykA_1.1, whole genome shotgun sequence. Protein-coding genes within it:
- the LOC110486717 gene encoding atherin isoform X2, with protein sequence MSEPMYRDWILDTIDSLRSRKARPDLERICRMVRRRHGSAPEQTSEELEKLIQEQTVLKVNYKGSISYRNAAKVVRRSRKKDDHTTKRTAVEEANHSDLSNGDSALGPLDQDETEHLENELPVSMETDSTMEEEEEQEGADEDGHEGSSPSPGGEDAVQGRSGAAPPYSAPCSPSGSRPGHSPVSDRPSTCKTSKRSSPLSPSSPLALRQNDCVCDSAFCPADHGPPGMQRNTGTEDGVRMEESGLTSDQLVPDCVDETMKGSDRQPKTLSFPSDDCAKYKKGMDVASYVMSQDDVKNDVKNREISVKKETQRQNLLLWSVADVATYISAAGFPEQAVAFRTQEIDGKSLLLMQRSDVLTGLSIRLGPALKIYERHVKMLQRTHFLDEEDDL
- the LOC110486717 gene encoding atherin isoform X1 encodes the protein MSEPMYRDWILDTIDSLRSRKARPDLERICRMVRRRHGSAPEQTSEELEKLIQEQTVLKVNYKGSISYRNAAKVVRRSRKKDDHTTKRTAVEEANHSDLSNGDSALGPLDQDETEHLENELPVSMETDSTMEEEEEQEGADEDGHEGSSPSPGGEDAVQGRSGAAPPYSAPCSPSGSRPGHSPVSDRPSTCKTSKRSSPLSPSSPLALRQNDCVCDSAFCPADHGPPGMQRNTGTGALKTIVQPSGTCPWVQKSLVKREREDGVRMEESGLTSDQLVPDCVDETMKGSDRQPKTLSFPSDDCAKYKKGMDVASYVMSQDDVKNDVKNREISVKKETQRQNLLLWSVADVATYISAAGFPEQAVAFRTQEIDGKSLLLMQRSDVLTGLSIRLGPALKIYERHVKMLQRTHFLDEEDDL